One window from the genome of Streptomyces cadmiisoli encodes:
- a CDS encoding ester cyclase produces MNAMGMDATQLAHGLFRVLETGDPALAVEVVGDDFHNREAAVSPKACSLPGPAGVLASGAWMRSAFSDLRFAVLGVAGNDEQIWVRLRMQGRHTGPFVRFRHGSLDQAVPPTGREIDFEQIHVLHLRDGKVVGHEAVRDDVTMLGQLGVFPPAPATGLNMLAWRVTGRSARAAADVTERAAEAAAQVRSR; encoded by the coding sequence ATGAACGCCATGGGAATGGACGCCACGCAGCTGGCCCACGGACTCTTCCGGGTCCTCGAGACGGGTGATCCGGCGCTGGCCGTCGAGGTCGTCGGCGACGACTTCCACAACCGGGAGGCGGCCGTGTCGCCCAAGGCCTGTTCGCTTCCCGGGCCCGCGGGCGTTCTCGCCTCCGGTGCGTGGATGCGGTCCGCCTTCAGCGACCTGCGCTTCGCCGTGCTCGGAGTCGCGGGCAACGACGAGCAGATCTGGGTGCGGCTGCGTATGCAGGGTCGTCACACCGGTCCGTTCGTCCGCTTCCGGCACGGCTCTCTCGATCAAGCCGTTCCGCCCACGGGCCGCGAGATCGACTTCGAGCAGATCCATGTGCTCCACCTCCGTGACGGCAAGGTGGTCGGGCACGAGGCGGTCCGTGACGACGTGACCATGCTGGGGCAGCTCGGTGTCTTTCCTCCGGCGCCGGCCACCGGGCTGAACATGCTGGCCTGGCGAGTGACCGGACGGTCCGCCCGCGCCGCCGCCGATGTCACGGAGCGGGCGGCCGAAGCCGCCGCTCAGGTGCGCTCCCGGTAG
- a CDS encoding winged helix-turn-helix transcriptional regulator encodes MKRTSFADWPCSIARTADLLGDHWTPLVVREAFYGIRRFDEFQQELGIARNTLTDRLRRLVDEGVLEKRLYETEPPRHEYLLTEKGRDLFAVLLTMSRWGDRWLAGEEGVPVVVHHDACGHDTSAELVCSVCRKPLVAQETSMRMGPGYPERLRRRPDVQRRFGTA; translated from the coding sequence ATGAAACGTACGTCGTTCGCCGACTGGCCGTGCTCGATCGCACGGACCGCCGACCTGCTGGGTGACCACTGGACGCCGCTCGTCGTGCGCGAGGCGTTCTACGGGATCCGTCGCTTCGACGAGTTCCAACAGGAACTGGGCATCGCCCGCAACACCCTGACCGACCGGCTGCGACGCCTGGTCGACGAGGGGGTGCTGGAGAAGAGGCTCTACGAGACCGAGCCGCCACGCCATGAGTACCTCCTCACGGAGAAGGGGCGCGACCTGTTCGCCGTGCTGCTGACCATGTCCCGTTGGGGGGACCGGTGGCTGGCCGGCGAGGAGGGCGTCCCGGTCGTGGTGCACCACGACGCGTGCGGCCACGACACCAGCGCCGAACTGGTCTGTTCCGTATGCCGCAAGCCCCTGGTGGCCCAGGAGACCTCGATGCGGATGGGGCCCGGCTACCCCGAGCGCCTCAGACGACGGCCGGACGTGCAGCGCCGGTTCGGAACGGCGTGA
- a CDS encoding VOC family protein, producing the protein MTAPGDLPAPEQGLVLTHFLTVRDVARSRRFYAEVLGGEVVLEENPAIVKVANSWIIMNPGGGPTPDKPGVTLVPPEDGDTVSSFLNVRVADIEAFHTAAVAKGARFLTEPLDRKAELRCYMRDPDGYLIEVGQATGMLHGVFADRPAGEDR; encoded by the coding sequence ATGACGGCTCCCGGCGATCTGCCCGCGCCTGAGCAAGGGCTGGTCCTGACCCATTTCCTCACTGTGCGCGACGTGGCGAGATCACGTCGCTTCTACGCGGAGGTCCTCGGCGGTGAGGTCGTACTGGAGGAGAACCCGGCCATCGTGAAGGTGGCCAACAGCTGGATCATCATGAACCCCGGCGGCGGCCCCACTCCGGACAAGCCCGGGGTGACCCTCGTGCCGCCGGAGGACGGCGACACCGTCTCCAGCTTCCTGAACGTCCGGGTCGCCGACATCGAGGCCTTCCACACCGCGGCGGTGGCCAAGGGCGCACGGTTCCTGACCGAACCGCTCGACCGGAAGGCCGAGCTGCGCTGCTACATGCGCGATCCCGACGGCTACCTCATCGAGGTCGGGCAGGCCACGGGCATGCTCCACGGCGTGTTCGCCGACCGGCCCGCCGGGGAGGACCGCTGA
- a CDS encoding SRPBCC family protein, producing the protein MEWTGARYADKPTVEVRTWIDATPDRVWALVSDIAVMPTMSEELQSVEWLDGAEGPAVGARFLGRSRHDSFGEWSTTSHVIECEPGHVLAWAVEDPTDPSAVWRFRLRPRDGGTELSEWMQLGPGRSGLSFAIDTMPDKEQKIVFVRLREFERSITATLEQIKQRAEA; encoded by the coding sequence GTGGAGTGGACGGGCGCGCGTTACGCCGACAAACCCACTGTGGAGGTGCGGACCTGGATCGATGCCACGCCGGACCGCGTCTGGGCCCTGGTGAGCGACATCGCGGTGATGCCGACGATGAGCGAGGAACTCCAGTCGGTGGAATGGCTCGACGGCGCCGAAGGACCGGCCGTGGGCGCCCGGTTCCTCGGCCGCAGCAGGCACGATTCGTTCGGGGAGTGGTCGACGACCTCGCACGTGATCGAGTGCGAGCCGGGACATGTGCTCGCCTGGGCGGTGGAGGACCCCACCGACCCCTCCGCGGTCTGGCGCTTCCGGCTCCGGCCGCGGGACGGCGGGACGGAACTGTCCGAGTGGATGCAGCTCGGCCCGGGACGCTCCGGCCTGTCCTTCGCCATCGACACGATGCCGGACAAGGAGCAGAAGATCGTGTTCGTGCGACTGCGTGAGTTCGAGCGGAGCATCACCGCGACCCTGGAGCAGATCAAGCAGCGGGCGGAGGCGTGA
- a CDS encoding DUF5996 family protein translates to MWTQIVGKVRLAHAPLLNHWWQVTLYVGPRGLTTSAVPYGSGAFEIEFDFIDHQLRVLTSDGGVRTVALEPKPVARFYAETMRALDEVGVEARIQGHPNEVEPAIPFAEDHRHASYDPDAARLFWRQLLQARRVMEVFRARFTGKVSPVHFFWGAMDLACTRFSGRAAPPHPGGAPNCGDWVMVEGYSHELSSCGFWPGGGEEGAFYAYAYPEPEGFADHPVTPSEAFYSGEYGQFLLPYEAVRTAREPDAALLSFLQTTYEAAAERGGWDRATLECDPRRLEYFQ, encoded by the coding sequence ATGTGGACCCAGATCGTCGGCAAGGTTCGGCTGGCACACGCACCGCTGCTCAACCACTGGTGGCAGGTGACCCTGTACGTCGGTCCACGCGGCCTGACCACCTCGGCCGTCCCGTACGGGTCCGGAGCCTTTGAGATCGAGTTCGACTTCATCGATCACCAGTTGCGCGTCCTGACCAGCGACGGCGGTGTCCGCACGGTGGCGCTGGAGCCCAAGCCGGTGGCCCGGTTCTACGCCGAAACGATGCGCGCCCTGGACGAGGTTGGCGTCGAGGCGCGGATCCAGGGCCACCCGAACGAAGTCGAACCGGCGATCCCGTTCGCCGAGGACCATCGCCACGCCTCCTACGACCCGGACGCGGCCCGCCTGTTCTGGCGCCAACTGCTCCAGGCCCGCCGTGTCATGGAGGTCTTCCGGGCACGCTTCACCGGCAAGGTCAGTCCCGTGCACTTCTTCTGGGGGGCCATGGACCTGGCATGCACGAGGTTCTCCGGCCGCGCGGCCCCACCGCACCCGGGCGGCGCGCCCAACTGCGGGGACTGGGTGATGGTGGAGGGCTACTCCCACGAACTGAGCAGCTGCGGCTTCTGGCCGGGCGGCGGTGAGGAGGGCGCCTTCTACGCCTACGCCTACCCGGAGCCCGAAGGCTTCGCCGACCATCCGGTCACACCGTCCGAGGCCTTCTACAGCGGGGAGTACGGACAGTTCCTGCTGCCGTACGAGGCCGTACGCACCGCCCGTGAACCGGATGCCGCGCTCCTGTCGTTCCTCCAGACGACCTACGAGGCGGCAGCCGAACGCGGCGGCTGGGACCGGGCCACGCTCGAATGCGATCCCCGGCGCCTTGAGTACTTCCAGTGA
- a CDS encoding Dyp-type peroxidase — MARCSPGPVPQSVLAPLTAAAIFLVVTVDPGGERVVRGLLSDMTGLQRAVGFRAPNGKLSCVTGIGPKVWGRLFTGPRPAELHPFRELVGARHRAVSTPGDLLFHIRAARLDLCFGLAAEIMERLRGSVTVFDEVHGFKYFDVRDLLGFVDGTENPVGPVASAAVLIGDEDPQFTGGSYVIVQKYLHDLRAWNALPVEAQEMVIGRRKLSDIELADEIKPPDSHVALTTIEDPDGTKHEILRDNMPFGSVGEGEFGTYFIGYARTPTVTETMLERMFLGDPPASHDRILDFSTAVTGSLFHVPTTDFLDDLPDPPAAGVKTDADADAEADADADVPSDAGAGPVDVTLGIGDLKASTTDEQPAS, encoded by the coding sequence ATGGCCCGATGCTCTCCAGGGCCGGTTCCCCAGTCGGTGTTGGCGCCGCTGACCGCTGCCGCGATCTTCCTGGTGGTGACGGTGGATCCGGGCGGCGAGCGGGTGGTGCGCGGGCTGCTCTCCGATATGACGGGGTTGCAACGGGCGGTCGGCTTCCGGGCTCCGAACGGGAAGCTGAGTTGCGTCACCGGCATCGGGCCGAAGGTGTGGGGACGCCTCTTCACCGGGCCGCGCCCCGCGGAGTTGCACCCGTTCCGTGAGCTGGTCGGGGCCCGGCACCGTGCGGTGTCGACCCCCGGCGATCTGCTCTTCCACATCCGGGCCGCCCGGCTGGACCTCTGCTTCGGGCTGGCCGCCGAGATCATGGAGCGTCTCCGCGGCAGTGTCACGGTGTTCGACGAGGTCCATGGGTTCAAGTACTTCGACGTGCGTGACCTGCTCGGCTTCGTGGACGGGACCGAGAACCCGGTGGGGCCGGTGGCGAGTGCGGCGGTCCTGATCGGCGACGAGGACCCGCAGTTCACGGGAGGCAGCTATGTGATCGTCCAGAAGTACCTCCATGACCTGCGGGCGTGGAACGCCCTTCCGGTGGAGGCGCAGGAGATGGTGATCGGACGGAGGAAGCTGTCCGACATCGAACTCGCCGACGAGATCAAGCCGCCGGACTCCCATGTGGCCCTGACCACCATCGAGGATCCGGACGGGACGAAACACGAGATCCTGCGCGACAACATGCCCTTCGGCAGCGTGGGGGAGGGCGAGTTCGGCACCTACTTCATCGGCTACGCCCGCACCCCCACGGTGACCGAGACGATGCTGGAGCGCATGTTCCTGGGCGACCCCCCGGCGTCCCACGACCGCATCCTGGACTTCTCGACCGCGGTCACGGGATCGCTGTTCCACGTGCCGACGACCGATTTCCTCGACGACCTGCCCGATCCGCCCGCCGCGGGCGTGAAGACCGACGCCGACGCCGATGCGGAAGCCGATGCCGATGCTGACGTGCCGTCGGACGCCGGAGCCGGTCCGGTGGACGTCACCCTGGGGATCGGCGACCTGAAGGCGAGCACCACCGATGAACAACCTGCATCGTGA
- a CDS encoding alpha/beta hydrolase family protein encodes MRDVSGESTHTPTRRSALAGLVGGAGAVLAAGCSWSGATSASVPTPGSATPSGAAGDPTPGVMTLFEDPAFNFNGLLALGSSGAGAGEVGEVLTAVNAINKAGLSSQSYVETFRKLGDQLMAAPEGSAADDQTTRLRALRAAQYYGQALFFVLGSDDPGSEEQLYKSGRGAWDKFCDLCDPAPVKTNVPYGKTPLPVWFFRPDESEQRRPTVILTNGSDGQNVDMWTYGVPAALNRGWNALVYDGPGQGQLLFVDQVTFTPTWEKVVSPLVDWLVARSDVDTEKIALTGLSMAGDLAPRAAAFEDRLAAVVAMPGCLTPWLGFPPEVREILTPNKEETNTVWNEEVVPELSAADAATLKKRFEPFSAQAMLDAREGKMFTDFYTPARAVEALDITDVVSRIKMPALVLDYEFEQFYPGQARQMFDKLTSPKDYVKLTAATGAQLHCSPMAPQQHCEVVFDWLDETLSGQ; translated from the coding sequence ATGAGAGACGTATCCGGAGAGAGCACGCATACGCCCACCCGCCGCTCCGCGCTCGCCGGACTCGTCGGTGGGGCCGGGGCCGTGCTGGCCGCCGGATGCTCCTGGTCGGGCGCCACCTCCGCGAGCGTGCCCACCCCCGGCTCCGCGACGCCGTCCGGCGCGGCGGGCGACCCCACCCCCGGCGTGATGACGCTGTTCGAGGACCCGGCGTTCAACTTCAACGGGCTGCTCGCGCTCGGCAGTTCCGGTGCCGGCGCGGGTGAGGTGGGCGAGGTGCTCACCGCCGTCAACGCGATCAACAAGGCGGGGCTGTCGTCACAGTCGTACGTCGAGACCTTCAGGAAGCTCGGCGACCAGCTGATGGCGGCGCCCGAGGGCAGCGCCGCCGACGACCAGACCACGCGCCTCCGGGCGCTGCGAGCCGCGCAGTACTACGGCCAGGCGCTGTTCTTCGTCCTCGGTTCCGACGACCCGGGCAGCGAGGAGCAGCTGTACAAGTCGGGTCGCGGCGCCTGGGACAAGTTCTGCGACCTGTGCGACCCGGCGCCGGTGAAGACGAACGTCCCGTACGGGAAGACGCCGCTGCCGGTCTGGTTCTTCCGGCCGGACGAGTCCGAACAGCGCCGCCCCACCGTGATCCTGACGAACGGCAGCGACGGGCAGAACGTCGACATGTGGACGTACGGCGTCCCGGCCGCCCTGAACCGCGGCTGGAACGCCCTCGTGTACGACGGGCCGGGCCAGGGGCAGTTGCTCTTCGTGGACCAGGTGACCTTCACACCCACCTGGGAGAAGGTCGTCTCCCCGCTCGTCGACTGGCTGGTCGCCCGCTCGGACGTGGACACCGAGAAGATCGCCCTGACGGGGCTGAGCATGGCGGGCGACCTGGCGCCGAGAGCCGCGGCCTTCGAGGACCGGCTCGCCGCCGTGGTCGCGATGCCCGGCTGCCTGACACCGTGGCTGGGCTTCCCTCCGGAGGTCCGGGAGATCCTCACCCCGAACAAGGAGGAGACCAACACCGTCTGGAACGAGGAGGTCGTGCCCGAGCTGTCCGCGGCCGACGCCGCGACGTTGAAGAAGCGCTTCGAGCCCTTCTCCGCGCAGGCGATGCTCGACGCCCGCGAAGGCAAGATGTTCACCGACTTCTACACACCGGCCAGGGCCGTCGAGGCGCTGGACATCACGGATGTCGTGAGCCGTATCAAGATGCCCGCGCTGGTCCTGGACTACGAGTTCGAGCAGTTCTACCCGGGCCAGGCGCGCCAGATGTTCGACAAGCTGACCTCGCCCAAGGACTACGTGAAGCTCACGGCCGCCACCGGCGCCCAGCTCCATTGCTCCCCGATGGCACCGCAGCAGCACTGCGAGGTCGTCTTCGACTGGCTGGACGAGACGCTGTCAGGTCAGTGA
- a CDS encoding LLM class flavin-dependent oxidoreductase: MRTATTVEASTDGNWAQQADFVVEAEKLGLDICWVAEAWGSDAPSALGYYAALTDRMLLGSGVIQLGTRTPTAVAQTAITLSNLSAGRFLLGLGASGPQVMEGLHGVPFARPLRRMRETVEIVQRLFDGGKLSYSGAEFTVPLPGGDAVPMRLSMRSEHRIPVYLAALSPAMLRLTGEIADGWLGTSFVPEGAADAYFAHLDDGLALSGRSRAALDVCQGAEVAFASDEESLGAMTARRKKELAFSLGGMGSAATNFYNNAYSRQGWAEVAAEVRERWQSGDRDGAAALVTDEMVLSTTLIGTEAMVRDRLRVWREAGVDTVRLYPAGETLEARLNTLARAIELVRDGDGAA, from the coding sequence ATGCGCACGGCCACCACCGTCGAGGCCTCGACCGACGGGAACTGGGCTCAGCAGGCGGACTTCGTGGTCGAGGCGGAGAAGCTGGGCCTGGACATCTGCTGGGTCGCCGAGGCCTGGGGCTCCGACGCACCCTCCGCGCTGGGCTACTACGCCGCGCTCACCGACCGGATGCTGCTGGGATCCGGCGTCATCCAACTGGGCACCCGCACGCCGACAGCCGTCGCGCAGACCGCCATCACACTGTCCAACCTCTCCGCTGGGCGCTTCCTGCTCGGCCTCGGTGCCTCGGGCCCGCAGGTGATGGAGGGACTGCACGGCGTCCCCTTCGCCCGGCCCCTGCGCCGTATGCGGGAGACCGTCGAGATCGTCCAGCGGCTGTTCGACGGCGGCAAACTCTCCTACTCCGGCGCGGAGTTCACCGTTCCGCTGCCCGGCGGTGACGCGGTTCCGATGCGGCTGTCGATGCGCTCCGAGCACCGGATCCCCGTCTACCTGGCCGCGCTGTCACCGGCCATGCTCCGCCTGACGGGCGAGATCGCCGACGGCTGGCTGGGGACGAGCTTCGTCCCGGAGGGCGCGGCGGACGCGTACTTCGCCCACCTGGACGACGGCCTGGCGCTCAGCGGCCGGTCACGGGCCGCGCTGGACGTGTGCCAAGGAGCCGAGGTCGCCTTCGCGTCCGACGAGGAGTCCCTCGGCGCGATGACCGCCCGGCGCAAGAAGGAACTGGCCTTCAGCCTCGGCGGGATGGGATCGGCCGCCACCAACTTCTACAACAACGCCTACAGCCGCCAGGGCTGGGCCGAGGTCGCCGCCGAGGTCCGCGAGCGATGGCAGAGCGGCGACCGGGACGGCGCGGCGGCGCTGGTGACGGACGAGATGGTCCTCAGTACGACGCTGATCGGCACCGAAGCCATGGTCCGCGACCGGCTCCGGGTGTGGCGCGAGGCCGGCGTCGACACCGTACGCCTCTATCCGGCGGGGGAGACCCTGGAAGCCCGGCTGAACACCCTGGCCAGGGCGATCGAACTGGTGCGGGACGGCGACGGCGCTGCCTGA
- a CDS encoding TetR/AcrR family transcriptional regulator codes for MPTKRPYASPLREQAAARTRELILQRATELFADRGYGRVTVADIASAAGVAPKTVFASVGSKGDVLDRIVDQGVIASGYQQAMEQVFTLHTPESVLEALARGTRTGNESQFSVHEAIRKALPVHENAETLWERATAAYRDALHATARHLHTLSPPPPYSPDETADLLWFWFGPTGWRTLVAENGWSWDRAEEVLYRTAVATLR; via the coding sequence ATGCCCACCAAGCGCCCCTACGCCTCTCCCCTGCGCGAACAGGCGGCCGCGCGCACGCGCGAGCTGATCCTCCAGCGAGCGACCGAACTGTTCGCCGACCGCGGCTACGGACGAGTGACCGTCGCGGACATCGCCTCCGCGGCCGGCGTCGCCCCGAAGACCGTCTTCGCGAGCGTGGGAAGCAAGGGTGACGTCCTGGACCGGATCGTCGACCAGGGCGTGATCGCCTCCGGTTACCAACAGGCGATGGAGCAGGTGTTCACCCTGCACACCCCGGAGTCGGTCCTCGAAGCGCTGGCTCGTGGCACCCGGACGGGCAACGAGAGTCAGTTCTCGGTGCACGAGGCGATCCGCAAGGCCCTCCCCGTCCACGAGAACGCCGAGACGCTGTGGGAACGCGCCACCGCGGCCTACCGGGACGCACTCCACGCCACCGCCCGGCACTTGCACACCCTGAGTCCACCGCCGCCCTACTCGCCGGACGAGACGGCGGACCTGCTGTGGTTCTGGTTCGGACCGACCGGCTGGCGCACGCTCGTGGCCGAGAACGGCTGGTCGTGGGACCGCGCCGAGGAAGTCCTGTACCGCACGGCCGTCGCGACGCTGCGCTGA
- a CDS encoding lysophospholipid acyltransferase family protein, with product MFRIGRRGTPAEPARARPASTAVRSWLGSLAPLGLWFVEQSQDVLVLALSVAVVESAARVREAGLWGGVLRPHGTVRPGGSSAVLRGLHVGVAAVRRALWRSTVTALGGLTVAGPVPDGPCVVVANHRSHADAPALLAALSARGRPRVAAAADHWFARRHRRYFCRWLVGGFPVRRAGGGREDLLSAVGFLDAEGIVVVFPEGTRGTGTGLGRFHTGAFDLARTAGVPVVPVAISGTAGVLAKNARRCHRSPVRLEFAGPQHLVGPEQARDRIAQMLEGDDPPRRR from the coding sequence ATGTTCCGAATCGGACGTCGCGGGACTCCCGCCGAGCCGGCACGGGCCCGTCCCGCGTCCACCGCGGTCCGCTCGTGGCTCGGCTCCCTGGCCCCTCTCGGTCTGTGGTTCGTGGAGCAGTCGCAGGACGTGCTGGTACTGGCTCTGAGCGTGGCCGTGGTGGAGTCGGCGGCGCGCGTACGCGAAGCCGGACTGTGGGGCGGGGTGTTGCGCCCCCACGGCACCGTCCGGCCCGGCGGCTCCTCCGCGGTGCTCCGTGGTCTGCACGTCGGCGTGGCGGCCGTACGGCGGGCCCTGTGGCGGTCCACCGTCACGGCACTGGGGGGACTGACCGTGGCGGGTCCCGTCCCCGACGGTCCCTGCGTCGTGGTGGCCAATCACCGCTCGCACGCCGACGCTCCGGCGCTGCTGGCGGCGCTGTCGGCACGCGGCAGGCCGCGGGTGGCCGCGGCGGCCGACCACTGGTTCGCCCGCAGGCACCGCCGGTACTTCTGCCGGTGGCTGGTCGGCGGGTTCCCGGTCCGGCGGGCCGGCGGCGGTCGCGAGGACCTCCTGAGCGCGGTCGGCTTCCTCGATGCCGAGGGAATCGTGGTGGTCTTCCCGGAAGGAACGCGTGGCACGGGGACCGGCCTCGGCCGCTTCCACACGGGAGCCTTCGACCTGGCACGCACGGCCGGTGTCCCCGTCGTGCCCGTGGCGATCTCCGGTACGGCCGGCGTCCTGGCCAAGAACGCCCGGCGCTGCCACCGGTCCCCGGTGCGGCTGGAGTTCGCGGGGCCCCAACACCTCGTCGGGCCCGAGCAGGCCCGGGACCGGATCGCGCAGATGCTGGAGGGCGACGACCCGCCCCGTCGCAGGTGA
- a CDS encoding sporulation protein, which yields MSTSPAARGDTSRQASSTPAPNSHLLRLLELSGLSHKALARRVNELAALRGLSRCYTHTSVANWCRRGMVPRHPAPQLIAETFSERLARRVTVVETGLVAAPGAGQEPGDGLGFPRTKTAALVEAADYWSHVNRREFISSAPFTVSAFSTPFLRWLTQPADGAHAPGDGPRVGAEEVGELQRAADEVRRWDSRYGGGSWRTASVPARLFTQTAPLLRGSYSEKVGAQLFGAASQLARLAGWVAFDAGRDQVAQRHFIQSLRLARAADDRALGAYVLTTMAMQALLRGHPQEAIDMTQGAYLRAGGPQAASVRGFAKLIEARAHARVGDEPSACRALATAEDLCVRGHGAPDTPEWIDFFGHARIVTDAVEVFRDLNKPDVALRWDNMAALPANRYTRCHGMRLAVVGTTHAQRGELDAALHAGRQCLDVLRTVESERAKEHLRTLGSHLARWRTAPEARPFLAELSACAR from the coding sequence GTGAGCACTTCACCGGCGGCACGCGGCGACACGTCCCGGCAGGCCTCGAGCACGCCGGCTCCGAACAGCCACCTCCTGCGGTTGCTGGAGCTGTCGGGCCTGAGCCACAAGGCGTTGGCCAGGCGGGTCAACGAACTGGCCGCCCTGCGCGGTCTGTCCCGTTGCTACACCCACACCTCGGTCGCCAACTGGTGCCGCAGAGGCATGGTGCCCCGGCATCCGGCTCCACAGCTGATCGCCGAGACCTTCTCGGAACGCCTCGCCCGCCGCGTGACCGTCGTCGAGACGGGTCTCGTCGCCGCTCCGGGAGCCGGGCAGGAGCCCGGTGACGGGCTCGGCTTCCCCCGGACCAAGACCGCCGCGCTCGTCGAAGCGGCCGACTACTGGAGCCACGTGAACAGACGCGAATTCATCAGCAGCGCGCCCTTCACCGTCTCTGCCTTCTCCACCCCCTTCCTGCGCTGGCTGACACAGCCCGCGGACGGCGCCCACGCACCCGGCGACGGGCCCCGGGTCGGCGCGGAAGAGGTCGGCGAGTTGCAACGCGCCGCCGACGAAGTGCGTCGCTGGGACTCCCGCTACGGCGGCGGCAGCTGGCGTACGGCCTCGGTGCCCGCGCGTCTGTTCACGCAGACCGCCCCGCTGCTGCGCGGCTCCTACTCGGAGAAGGTCGGCGCCCAGTTGTTCGGTGCCGCCTCCCAACTGGCCAGGCTCGCCGGGTGGGTCGCGTTCGACGCGGGCAGGGACCAGGTCGCGCAGCGGCACTTCATCCAGTCCCTGCGGCTCGCGCGCGCGGCGGACGACCGTGCGCTCGGCGCCTACGTCCTGACCACCATGGCCATGCAGGCCCTGCTGCGGGGACACCCGCAAGAGGCGATCGACATGACGCAGGGCGCGTACCTGCGGGCCGGCGGTCCGCAGGCGGCCTCGGTCCGCGGTTTCGCCAAGCTCATCGAGGCCCGCGCACACGCCCGGGTGGGCGACGAGCCGTCGGCCTGCCGCGCCCTGGCGACCGCCGAGGACCTCTGCGTCAGGGGCCACGGCGCACCGGACACCCCGGAGTGGATCGACTTCTTCGGGCACGCACGGATCGTCACCGACGCGGTCGAGGTCTTCCGCGACCTGAACAAGCCGGACGTCGCGCTTCGCTGGGACAACATGGCGGCCCTGCCCGCCAACCGCTACACACGGTGCCACGGCATGCGCCTGGCCGTCGTCGGAACGACACACGCCCAGCGGGGGGAACTGGACGCCGCCCTGCATGCCGGGCGGCAGTGCCTGGACGTGCTCAGAACCGTCGAGTCCGAGCGTGCCAAGGAACACCTGCGCACCCTCGGATCCCACCTCGCCCGCTGGCGCACCGCACCGGAGGCCCGTCCCTTCCTCGCCGAACTGTCCGCCTGCGCCCGGTGA
- a CDS encoding DoxX family protein translates to MVDPSKLTRHQPLALGLFRIVFGLLFASQGAASVFGVLGRKAEEVGDWPYWYAGVIEVVCGVLIMVGIGTRSAAFLSSGAMAFAYFTVHQKDGLFPLQNGGESPALYCWAFLLLVFTGPGALSLSGLLGARRRAAAPEPSASSI, encoded by the coding sequence ATGGTGGACCCCTCGAAGCTGACCAGGCATCAACCCCTGGCCCTCGGCCTGTTTCGCATCGTGTTCGGACTTCTCTTCGCCAGCCAGGGCGCGGCGAGCGTGTTCGGCGTGCTGGGCCGCAAGGCCGAGGAGGTGGGGGACTGGCCCTACTGGTACGCCGGTGTGATCGAGGTGGTGTGCGGAGTGCTCATCATGGTGGGCATAGGGACGCGTTCCGCGGCCTTCCTGAGTTCGGGCGCCATGGCCTTCGCCTACTTCACCGTCCACCAGAAGGACGGACTGTTCCCGTTGCAGAACGGCGGCGAGAGCCCCGCTCTGTACTGCTGGGCCTTCCTCCTGTTGGTCTTCACCGGTCCCGGCGCCCTGTCGCTGAGCGGTCTCCTCGGTGCGCGCCGCCGGGCAGCCGCACCGGAGCCCAGCGCTTCGTCGATCTGA
- a CDS encoding DUF6174 domain-containing protein: MTAVHRSRPRLRTTALIGALMCATVACGSEEAASTGSAARSGGAGATSGSSGAWEEPSSYTYTLVSSQGERALIGTFRVTVRDGEVARAVGLDDSGRQVVRRGLAEVPTIGMLLEDLEQARRDAAHTAEAEYAADGHPVRISLDREKNTIDDEALYVISGFTPADR; the protein is encoded by the coding sequence ATGACCGCCGTACACCGCAGCCGCCCCCGCCTCCGCACCACAGCGCTGATCGGGGCACTGATGTGCGCGACCGTCGCCTGCGGCAGCGAGGAAGCCGCTTCCACGGGTTCCGCCGCGCGGTCCGGCGGGGCAGGTGCCACGTCCGGGAGTTCTGGCGCCTGGGAGGAGCCGTCCTCCTACACCTACACCTTGGTGTCGAGTCAGGGAGAACGTGCCCTGATCGGGACGTTCCGGGTGACGGTCCGGGACGGAGAGGTGGCGCGGGCGGTCGGTCTCGACGACAGCGGCCGTCAGGTGGTGCGGCGCGGGCTCGCTGAAGTGCCCACCATCGGCATGTTGTTGGAGGATCTGGAACAGGCCCGGCGGGACGCCGCGCACACCGCCGAGGCGGAGTACGCGGCCGACGGCCACCCGGTGCGGATCTCCTTGGACCGGGAGAAGAACACGATCGACGACGAGGCTCTGTACGTCATCAGCGGCTTCACGCCGGCCGACCGCTAG